In Moorella sp. Hama-1, a single genomic region encodes these proteins:
- the rplX gene encoding 50S ribosomal protein L24 produces the protein MTTPRVHVKKGDTVMVITGKDAGKKGKVLSVAAAKGRVIVEGVNIVKRHTRPTQRMPQGGIIEKEAPIASSNVMLFCNKCNRPTRIGRQILADGSKTRVCKKCGEVLD, from the coding sequence TTGACCACGCCCAGAGTGCATGTCAAAAAAGGCGATACTGTCATGGTAATCACCGGCAAGGATGCCGGTAAAAAAGGCAAAGTCTTAAGCGTTGCTGCCGCCAAGGGTCGGGTAATTGTGGAAGGCGTCAATATCGTGAAAAGGCATACCCGCCCCACCCAGAGAATGCCCCAGGGTGGTATCATCGAAAAAGAGGCCCCCATTGCCAGCAGCAACGTGATGCTCTTTTGTAACAAATGCAATCGACCCACCAGGATTGGCCGCCAGATCCTGGCCGATGGGAGTAAAACTAGGGTCTGCAAGAAGTGCGGCGAAGTCCTTGATTAA
- the rplN gene encoding 50S ribosomal protein L14, whose product MIQQQSLLKVGDNTGARKLMCIRVLGGSKRRYAGVGDVIIASVKEATPGGVVKKGDVVRAVVVRTQKAVKREDGSYIRFNENAAVIINDQNNPRGTRIFGPVARELRERDFMKIISLAPEVL is encoded by the coding sequence ATGATCCAGCAACAATCGCTCCTTAAAGTCGGCGACAATACCGGCGCCCGGAAGTTGATGTGTATCCGTGTCCTGGGCGGGTCGAAACGACGTTATGCCGGGGTAGGCGACGTCATTATCGCCTCCGTCAAAGAAGCAACGCCGGGGGGCGTGGTTAAAAAAGGCGACGTTGTCCGGGCGGTAGTCGTCCGGACCCAGAAGGCAGTTAAACGTGAAGATGGTTCCTATATTCGTTTCAATGAAAACGCAGCGGTAATTATTAACGACCAGAATAACCCCAGGGGTACCCGTATCTTTGGACCGGTGGCCCGGGAACTGCGGGAAAGGGATTTTATGAAGATCATTTCCCTGGCACCGGAAGTGCTCTAG
- the rpsQ gene encoding 30S ribosomal protein S17 yields the protein MERNYRKTRVGNVVSDKMDKTVVVAVEDRVRHPLFNKIIRNTRKFKAHDEKNECHIGDKVKIMETRPLSKDKRWRVVEIMEKAK from the coding sequence TTGGAGCGCAACTACCGCAAGACCCGGGTCGGAAATGTGGTCAGCGATAAAATGGATAAGACGGTAGTAGTGGCCGTTGAAGATCGGGTCCGGCACCCGCTCTTTAACAAGATTATCCGCAACACCAGGAAATTTAAGGCCCATGATGAAAAGAACGAGTGTCATATTGGTGACAAGGTCAAGATCATGGAAACCCGTCCCTTGAGCAAAGACAAAAGATGGCGGGTAGTGGAGATTATGGAAAAAGCCAAATAG
- the rpmC gene encoding 50S ribosomal protein L29, which produces MKAKDIRDLTTEELQQKVNELKQELFNLRFQLATNQMDNPMRLKEVRRNIARAKTILRERELKLERA; this is translated from the coding sequence ATGAAGGCTAAAGATATACGTGATTTGACCACCGAGGAACTCCAGCAGAAGGTTAACGAACTCAAACAGGAACTCTTTAACCTGCGTTTCCAGCTGGCAACCAACCAGATGGATAACCCCATGCGTTTAAAAGAGGTCCGGCGCAATATCGCCAGGGCCAAGACCATCCTGCGCGAGCGGGAATTAAAGTTGGAACGGGCTTAA